The following proteins come from a genomic window of Nitrospira sp.:
- a CDS encoding Biopolymer transport protein ExbD/TolR, translating to MERNIDQINVIPLVDVMLVLLVIVLTTATFISTGQIPVNLAKAKEVGDRKDVPIVISLTADGNLFLNDTPVPTGTLPSALSSRPRESAVVVRADKVTLLEKFVALVDEIRGLGFQQVSLEVIRL from the coding sequence ATGGAACGGAACATTGACCAGATCAACGTGATTCCGCTCGTGGATGTGATGTTGGTCTTGCTCGTTATTGTATTGACCACCGCGACCTTCATCAGCACCGGACAAATTCCCGTCAACTTGGCCAAGGCCAAGGAAGTGGGCGATCGAAAAGATGTCCCGATCGTGATTTCCTTGACCGCCGATGGAAATCTGTTTTTAAACGATACCCCCGTTCCTACGGGAACCCTTCCTTCCGCTTTGAGCTCCCGGCCTCGTGAATCAGCCGTGGTCGTACGAGCCGACAAAGTGACCTTGCTCGAAAAATTCGTTGCGTTGGTCGACGAAATCCGCGGCCTAGGGTTTCAACAGGTCAGCCTGGAGGTCATTCGTCTGTGA
- a CDS encoding FAD:protein FMN transferase, with amino-acid sequence MKAPRTVAISMAMCCLIAASLVGCMELRPDPPPLAIKRAQVHMGTLVTITAVASDKDVANRAIQAGFDEIKRLERLLSTWRSNSELSHVNAEAGLQPVRVSRETLELVVRSIEMAQLTDGGFNIAVGPAMEAWSFTERQHIPDDKELQQLKPLVDWTTIHINKEAQTIFLPHKGMRVDIGGIGKGYAADRAVEEMKRAGARSGVVALSGDIKTFGVLPERDGFPVGIKHPREDEAIIAVIDLKDEAISTAGDYERFFERDGVRYHHILDSQTLQPARGCQSVTVIAKEGAVADGLDTGIFVLGPARGMELVERLPDVEAIIIDDEGKVIVSSGLRGRLRAP; translated from the coding sequence ATGAAGGCGCCGCGAACCGTTGCGATTTCGATGGCAATGTGTTGCCTTATCGCAGCATCCTTGGTGGGGTGTATGGAGCTGCGGCCTGATCCGCCGCCTCTCGCCATCAAGCGTGCCCAGGTTCACATGGGCACGCTGGTGACGATCACTGCTGTGGCTTCCGACAAGGACGTGGCCAATCGAGCGATTCAGGCCGGATTCGATGAGATCAAGCGACTCGAACGGTTACTGAGCACCTGGCGATCGAACAGCGAACTCTCACATGTAAATGCCGAAGCCGGCCTTCAGCCGGTGCGGGTGAGCCGCGAGACATTGGAGTTGGTGGTCCGATCCATAGAAATGGCACAATTGACCGATGGCGGCTTTAATATCGCCGTGGGCCCTGCTATGGAAGCCTGGAGTTTTACGGAACGCCAACACATCCCGGATGACAAGGAGTTGCAACAGCTGAAGCCTCTTGTCGATTGGACAACTATCCATATCAACAAGGAGGCGCAAACCATTTTTCTTCCACACAAGGGAATGCGTGTCGATATCGGCGGTATTGGAAAAGGATATGCGGCCGATCGGGCGGTAGAGGAGATGAAACGGGCAGGAGCTCGGAGCGGAGTGGTCGCCTTATCGGGAGATATTAAAACCTTCGGTGTCCTTCCCGAGCGCGATGGGTTTCCCGTCGGGATCAAGCATCCACGTGAAGATGAGGCAATCATTGCCGTCATCGATTTAAAGGATGAAGCGATTTCAACGGCAGGTGATTACGAACGGTTCTTCGAGCGAGATGGAGTCCGGTATCATCACATTTTGGACTCACAGACCTTGCAGCCGGCTCGTGGTTGTCAAAGCGTCACAGTCATCGCCAAAGAAGGGGCGGTCGCCGATGGGCTGGATACAGGAATCTTTGTGCTGGGTCCGGCGCGCGGTATGGAGTTGGTCGAGCGCTTACCGGATGTCGAAGCGATCATCATCGACGATGAAGGGAAGGTAATCGTGTCGTCGGGGCTCCGTGGTCGGCTGCGTGCGCCATGA
- a CDS encoding Ferric iron ABC transporter, iron-binding protein — MYISPRHSPRALGIGSRFKLLVISAGCFLTCLGPVTPTSASAADKLTVYSGRAERLIKPVLDVFTAKTGIQIELLSSGTTELVNRMKAEGGRSPADVFITNDAGSLEMARTAGLLRPLNMREVERSIPPQFRAADNSWIGLSGRFWIVVYNTTMVKPGQIKSLLDLADPIWKDKIAIPNSGSEYLQAGVSVIRASIGDDQTRKFLEGLRNNAGTQVYQKSSQIVEAVAKGQVAMGIVNHYYVYRHLATQPTAPLAVVMPDQQEGGMGAIMNVAGIGVLKHTPRVENAKLLVEFLVAQAGQKMFADLDKEYPLHPEVKADPALTERKSFRAALVPLAKLAELREPTLLLIEQVGMR, encoded by the coding sequence ATGTACATATCCCCTCGACATTCCCCTCGCGCCTTGGGCATTGGATCCCGCTTTAAATTACTTGTCATTTCCGCCGGTTGTTTTCTGACGTGCCTTGGGCCGGTCACGCCGACCTCCGCATCGGCTGCCGACAAGTTGACCGTCTATTCCGGACGGGCCGAACGATTGATCAAGCCGGTCCTGGACGTCTTTACGGCAAAGACCGGTATTCAAATAGAGTTGCTCTCATCCGGCACCACCGAGTTGGTAAACCGAATGAAAGCGGAAGGAGGCCGCAGCCCGGCCGATGTCTTCATCACCAACGACGCGGGCAGCTTGGAAATGGCCCGTACCGCTGGGCTTCTTCGCCCATTGAACATGCGGGAAGTCGAACGGTCCATTCCACCTCAATTTCGTGCGGCCGACAACAGCTGGATCGGTTTGTCGGGACGGTTTTGGATTGTCGTGTACAACACGACGATGGTGAAGCCCGGCCAGATCAAGTCGTTGCTGGACTTGGCCGATCCGATATGGAAGGACAAGATCGCCATTCCCAACTCCGGCAGCGAATATTTGCAAGCGGGTGTATCGGTGATCCGCGCGAGCATCGGCGACGATCAAACCAGGAAGTTTCTTGAAGGCCTTCGAAACAATGCCGGCACGCAGGTCTATCAAAAAAGTTCGCAAATCGTCGAAGCCGTCGCCAAGGGGCAGGTCGCCATGGGCATCGTGAATCACTATTACGTCTATCGGCATCTCGCCACACAACCGACTGCTCCCCTGGCGGTTGTGATGCCCGATCAACAGGAAGGCGGCATGGGCGCGATCATGAATGTCGCCGGCATCGGCGTCCTGAAGCACACTCCCCGCGTGGAGAACGCCAAATTGCTCGTGGAATTTCTCGTGGCACAAGCCGGCCAGAAGATGTTCGCCGACCTCGACAAGGAGTACCCGCTCCACCCTGAGGTCAAGGCGGATCCCGCCCTGACCGAACGGAAGAGCTTCCGAGCGGCCCTCGTGCCTTTAGCGAAGCTCGCAGAACTCCGAGAGCCTACCCTGCTGCTCATCGAACAAGTAGGGATGCGGTAA
- a CDS encoding FMN-binding has product MIIGILSILAVLFAIPVSSVGAERVWDSDLKRYLTDQEMNMAEVYLREEEGIKIMLPKSERVRKDIITLNREKKSLIEERIGWKFPEQSFEVYIGETGGQIDGYAVVQNTIGKHKPMTYMVGVDNEGSVSNVELLVFRESRGSEVRKKRFNAQYEGKTVLDPVRINKDITNITGATMSVRSMSAGIKRALVLIDEFYLKPAGIGSDTMAAKDKGFFSSIFGN; this is encoded by the coding sequence ATGATCATTGGCATACTCTCCATACTAGCGGTTCTTTTTGCGATACCCGTTTCCTCCGTTGGCGCTGAGCGTGTATGGGACAGCGACCTCAAGCGTTATCTCACCGATCAAGAGATGAACATGGCCGAAGTCTATCTGCGGGAGGAAGAGGGCATCAAGATCATGCTTCCGAAGTCCGAACGGGTCCGCAAGGATATCATCACGCTCAATCGCGAGAAAAAATCCCTCATTGAAGAGCGCATCGGCTGGAAATTCCCGGAACAATCATTCGAGGTGTACATCGGAGAAACCGGAGGTCAGATCGACGGCTATGCGGTCGTCCAAAACACGATCGGCAAGCACAAGCCGATGACCTACATGGTCGGCGTCGATAATGAGGGGTCCGTATCGAATGTTGAGCTTCTTGTGTTCCGCGAATCGCGCGGGAGCGAAGTTCGGAAGAAGCGGTTTAACGCCCAGTATGAGGGCAAGACCGTTCTCGATCCGGTTCGGATCAATAAGGACATCACCAACATCACCGGCGCCACCATGTCCGTTCGCTCGATGAGCGCCGGCATCAAACGGGCATTGGTACTGATCGACGAGTTTTACTTGAAACCGGCCGGAATCGGCAGCGACACGATGGCTGCGAAAGATAAGGGATTCTTCTCGTCCATCTTTGGGAATTAA
- a CDS encoding Ferric iron ABC transporter, ATP-binding protein, translated as MSAPSHITQVNAVPLEEQVRLYQPASPILELRSVSCAYEPNRPAVRDISFLAHEGEILCLLGPSGCGKTTILRAIAGFEPVRCGHIFLSGRMVSSSSETIPTEKRRVGMVFQEYALFPHLRVADNIAFGLPHLSRAERRCRVQEMLRLTGLEGFDRRYPHELSGGQQQRVALSRALVQNPVLLLLDEPFSNLDPDMAGRMRQEVHALLRRMKTTTILVTHDHDEAFAMADRIAVLNQGVLEQMDAPELIYHLPTTRFVAEFVGQADFITGEIRRGMVHTELGEFPDTLNSAEGSTVVVMIRPDDIHLAPNKSAEPRIVARQFRGSENLYTIRLPSGQVVHSSESSTSVYQEGTTVELRVSVTHTVLFPAEQSPRF; from the coding sequence GTGAGCGCACCGTCACACATCACGCAGGTAAATGCCGTCCCGCTCGAAGAGCAAGTCCGTCTCTACCAGCCGGCGTCTCCTATCTTGGAACTCCGTTCAGTGTCCTGTGCCTATGAGCCCAACCGACCCGCCGTCCGCGACATTTCATTTTTGGCGCATGAAGGCGAAATCCTCTGTTTGCTGGGGCCGTCCGGCTGCGGCAAAACCACGATCTTGCGAGCCATCGCCGGTTTTGAACCGGTTCGGTGCGGACACATATTTTTATCGGGCCGAATGGTCTCCTCCTCCTCGGAAACGATTCCGACGGAGAAACGCCGTGTGGGCATGGTCTTTCAGGAGTACGCCCTTTTCCCTCACTTGCGCGTCGCCGATAACATCGCCTTCGGGCTCCCCCACCTGTCGCGGGCGGAACGGAGATGTCGTGTTCAAGAAATGCTGCGGCTGACCGGTCTCGAAGGGTTCGACCGACGTTACCCGCATGAGTTGTCGGGAGGGCAACAGCAGCGAGTGGCCCTTTCGCGCGCACTGGTGCAGAATCCCGTCTTGCTTCTCTTGGATGAGCCGTTCAGCAACCTGGATCCTGATATGGCCGGCCGTATGCGGCAAGAAGTTCACGCCCTCTTACGGCGGATGAAAACAACGACCATTTTAGTGACGCATGATCATGACGAAGCCTTCGCCATGGCGGACCGTATCGCCGTCCTGAATCAGGGAGTGCTCGAACAGATGGATGCCCCGGAGCTCATTTATCACCTTCCGACTACGCGCTTCGTGGCGGAGTTTGTGGGTCAAGCCGACTTCATCACCGGAGAGATTCGTCGAGGCATGGTGCATACCGAACTGGGCGAGTTTCCTGATACGCTGAATAGCGCCGAAGGAAGCACGGTCGTCGTCATGATCCGTCCGGATGACATCCATCTGGCACCCAATAAGTCGGCCGAGCCTCGAATTGTGGCTCGTCAATTTCGAGGATCGGAGAATCTGTATACAATCCGCCTTCCCTCCGGACAAGTCGTCCACAGCAGCGAAAGCTCCACCAGTGTCTACCAGGAAGGGACGACCGTCGAACTGCGTGTTTCCGTCACCCATACGGTACTCTTTCCCGCGGAACAGTCTCCTCGTTTCTAA
- a CDS encoding Ferric siderophore transport system, biopolymer transport protein ExbB produces the protein MDALKDTIDYGVIGLLLVLSVWSVAVAIERWLFYRRVNLSQFSNAQLLEITLTKHLVIIGTVAANAPYIGLLGTVLGIMLTFHTMGTSGTMAVNTIMIGLSLALKATAIGLLVAIPCVVMNNVLRRRVSEILTEYRAQHGTEH, from the coding sequence ATGGACGCGTTGAAAGACACCATTGATTACGGAGTGATCGGTCTGTTATTGGTCCTGAGTGTGTGGTCCGTGGCCGTCGCCATCGAACGCTGGCTCTTTTATCGCCGCGTCAATCTTTCGCAGTTTTCCAACGCGCAATTGCTGGAAATCACTCTGACCAAACACCTCGTGATTATCGGCACGGTGGCTGCCAACGCCCCGTACATCGGCCTCTTGGGAACGGTGCTTGGGATCATGCTGACATTCCATACGATGGGAACATCGGGTACGATGGCCGTGAACACCATTATGATCGGCTTGAGTCTGGCGTTGAAGGCGACCGCCATCGGTCTTCTGGTCGCCATTCCTTGTGTGGTGATGAATAATGTGCTGCGTCGCCGTGTGAGCGAAATCCTGACCGAGTATAGGGCACAACATGGAACGGAACATTGA
- a CDS encoding Ferric iron ABC transporter, permease protein produces the protein MIAFHRSSVSPLQLAALASATLVLLPLGYVTVLALSADASVWHRLWTTRVPELLLNTVSLAGAVALLALVLGVSTAWMVTRFEFPGRRLWEIGLVLPLAMPTYVLAYVYNYLLGFGGPMEQVWQMIAGPQARIISPQSFWGVTVVMALDTFPFVYLLTRSALLSFNVSFEEVARTCGASPLRRMLFVTLPLLRPSIVAGVALVVLYVVSDFGAVSLLRYQTLTYAVFQQMTGRSDNQAASILSILLVILALLFLLTERWFRRKSRFYQTTGRFRAPQRIRCGWLHTAALTACLAAVIGSAFGIPAYLLVTWSLSSKAQTILDAHFLDFAWNSALLSTLAATAGVFVGLPLAYLASRKPTWLNTGCLQAAYAGYVLPGPVAALAVLVLFLNVLPFLYGTVIVLIVAYVLHFLPAGLQSLEPSIQQITPNLEEVARTLGLTGRDTWRRVTLPLIRNGVIVGWVLIFLQTMKELPATLLLRPVGFDTLAIRVWLEASEEYYQLAAPSALLIVLVGLPALALLLSRDWRAA, from the coding sequence GTGATTGCCTTCCACCGATCATCTGTCTCTCCCCTCCAACTCGCGGCCCTCGCCAGCGCGACGCTGGTCCTTCTGCCATTAGGCTATGTCACTGTCCTCGCCTTGTCGGCCGATGCTTCCGTGTGGCATCGTCTTTGGACCACCCGTGTCCCTGAACTGCTGTTGAATACGGTTTCCTTGGCCGGTGCCGTGGCGTTGCTCGCGCTCGTACTCGGCGTATCGACCGCCTGGATGGTGACGCGCTTCGAGTTCCCTGGCCGCCGCCTGTGGGAAATTGGTCTCGTGCTGCCGTTGGCCATGCCGACGTACGTCTTGGCCTATGTGTACAACTATCTCCTGGGATTCGGCGGTCCGATGGAGCAAGTCTGGCAGATGATCGCAGGGCCTCAAGCCAGGATCATCTCACCCCAAAGTTTCTGGGGCGTCACCGTCGTGATGGCGCTCGATACGTTTCCCTTCGTCTACCTGCTCACCCGCAGTGCGCTCCTGAGTTTTAACGTGTCGTTCGAGGAGGTCGCCCGTACCTGTGGTGCGTCACCGCTTCGTAGAATGCTGTTCGTCACCCTTCCATTGCTACGCCCGTCCATCGTTGCCGGCGTCGCCCTTGTCGTCCTGTACGTCGTTTCCGATTTCGGCGCCGTCTCGTTGTTGCGCTATCAAACTCTGACCTACGCCGTATTTCAGCAAATGACCGGACGGTCCGACAACCAAGCTGCGAGTATCCTGAGCATCCTGTTGGTCATCCTCGCGCTCCTGTTCTTGTTGACCGAACGATGGTTTCGTCGAAAGAGCCGATTTTACCAGACCACCGGGCGCTTTCGAGCGCCGCAACGTATCCGATGCGGATGGTTGCACACTGCAGCTCTGACGGCATGCTTGGCCGCCGTGATCGGCTCGGCCTTTGGAATCCCTGCCTATCTACTGGTGACCTGGAGCTTGTCCTCGAAGGCCCAGACGATTCTTGATGCTCACTTCCTCGACTTTGCCTGGAACAGTGCCTTGCTCTCGACCCTGGCCGCCACGGCCGGCGTGTTCGTCGGACTGCCCCTCGCCTACCTCGCCAGCCGTAAACCGACCTGGCTCAATACCGGTTGTTTGCAAGCCGCCTATGCCGGCTACGTTTTGCCGGGACCGGTCGCCGCGCTCGCGGTGTTGGTTCTCTTTCTAAACGTTCTACCGTTCTTGTATGGTACGGTCATCGTCTTGATCGTTGCCTATGTCTTACATTTTCTCCCGGCCGGTCTTCAGTCACTCGAACCGTCGATTCAACAAATTACACCTAACCTGGAGGAAGTCGCCCGTACCCTGGGCCTTACCGGTCGGGACACCTGGCGTCGTGTGACGTTGCCGCTCATCCGCAACGGGGTCATCGTGGGGTGGGTCTTGATTTTTTTGCAGACGATGAAGGAGCTTCCTGCGACGTTACTGTTGCGACCGGTGGGATTCGACACCTTGGCCATTCGTGTCTGGCTGGAAGCAAGCGAAGAGTATTACCAACTGGCGGCTCCGTCCGCCTTATTGATCGTGCTCGTCGGCTTACCGGCGCTGGCCTTGTTGCTGTCCCGTGATTGGCGGGCGGCCTAA